GAGGGTGAGCGCGTTCCGCAGGGCCTCGACATTTTGCGTTACGGACTGCTCCCCGCCGAACACGGCGCTTCCAGACACCAGCACGTCGGCTCCGGCCCGCACGAGCTCCATTGCGTTGTTCGGGGTCACCCCGCCATCCACCTCCAGGTATGCACTGGAGCCGAGCGCATTGAGCTGGCGACGCACCCGCTGGATCTTTGCCGTCGATTCCGGGATAAAGTTCTGGCCGCTGAAGCCCGGGTTCACCGACATGACGAGCACGAGGTCGACGAAGGGCAAAATGCCCTCAAGATGACCGAGGGGCGTGGCCGGGTTGAGTGCGACCCCGACCTTGCATCCCGCAGCACGGATCTTCTGAGCAACCCGGTGCAGGTGGGGACAGGCCTCCACGTGCACGGTAATCATGTCCGCGCCGGCATCGGCGAACGTGTCGACGTACTGCTGCGGCTCCTCAATCATGAGATGCACGTCAAGCTGTGCGTCGTGCTCGTCGGCCACAGGCCGGAGGGTCCGCACCACGTCGGGGCCGATGGTGATATTGGGGACGAAGTGTCCATCCATTACGTCGACGTGGAGCCAGTCGGGACCGGCCCCGAGGACCTCATCGGCACAGGCGGCGAATCGCCCTGCGTCGGACGCAATAATTGAGGGAGCGAGTGTCGGCATTGTGGGAGAGGCAGGCATGGAGAAAAAGGACGATCAGCAGCGAAAGACAGACGGCAACATTTAGAATAAAAGGCGCACTCGATTGAACAAAAAAGAAGAACCGCAATCTTTCGGTGAAAGGCCCGATGGAGCTCTCCTTGTTGACCCCTCCAGTCTCTCCGTCACAGATCTTTTCCGGCCAATGCGTCGGAGAAACATCCTTTTCTATGGGGAAGTAGGGGGGTTGTCCTCTCTCCCGAGACTCTTTCCTGCACGTACGAGGCCGCAAGCCTCAGCTCACTCATTCATCTTTTCCCTCCCATGCCGGTTCGCGACGCCGACCGTGACGACATCACCGATCGCCTCAGCCGTATCGAGGGCCAGATTCGGGGCCTAAAGCGGATGGTCGAGGACGACCGCTACTGTGGCGATATTCTTGACCAGATCCACTCGGTGCAGCAGGCGCTCAAGTCTGTGGGGCGTGCCATCACCCGAAACCACCTGGAGACGTGCGTGACCGACGCAATCCGGTCGGGCGACGAGCAGGCCGCTCAGGAAAGCTACGACGAGATCATCGGGCTGCTCGAGAAGGAGTTGTAGCCTGAAATCGTCCCCGAGAGCCCTCGTGCGCCCACCTGCGAAACTCGGATTATGGAGGAGCTTCTTGCCAGCCGCACATCCCCGGACGACGAGCCCCCCTCCGATGGAGAACGGCGACCGGCCCATATCAAGTTCAAGCTCAGCAAGGACGCCATGGAGGCGAAGGAGGCGTTGGCCGTCCACTGGGACGTTCCGGAGCAGGAGGGCGCCGCGGTGGCGACTCAACTCACCGTGTCTTTTCTGAAGGACGAAGACGAGGATACCCGACACCGGTTCGTCGAGAAGGCCCGCAACCAGCCTCGCCCGCTCACACGGACGACCCACGTGGTAAGTCGTGACACGAAGTCGCTCTTGGAAACGACGGCGGGC
This portion of the Salinibacter grassmerensis genome encodes:
- the rpe gene encoding ribulose-phosphate 3-epimerase, with protein sequence MPTLAPSIIASDAGRFAACADEVLGAGPDWLHVDVMDGHFVPNITIGPDVVRTLRPVADEHDAQLDVHLMIEEPQQYVDTFADAGADMITVHVEACPHLHRVAQKIRAAGCKVGVALNPATPLGHLEGILPFVDLVLVMSVNPGFSGQNFIPESTAKIQRVRRQLNALGSSAYLEVDGGVTPNNAMELVRAGADVLVSGSAVFGGEQSVTQNVEALRNALTLKV
- a CDS encoding metal-sensitive transcriptional regulator: MPVRDADRDDITDRLSRIEGQIRGLKRMVEDDRYCGDILDQIHSVQQALKSVGRAITRNHLETCVTDAIRSGDEQAAQESYDEIIGLLEKEL